The genome window tttttttttcttcttattttttcaacattttcctttcacATTGAACACGTAGCTACTAGTCTTTATTACTTATTAAATCCACACTGGCTTTTCTTGCATTCCCACTTATGTATTGTTCTTTTATGTCAACACACTTGGGGAAATGAGAGGCCTCTAGTCATCTCCTCTATGAACTCACATTGTCCAGAGTTGCTCTGTCACACATGTAGCACACAACAGGATTGCCAGATGTATTCTCACCTACTTGAAATACTAGTTGGTTTAGGCAAGAGGTGGAGCCTGGGTAGAGCGCGCAGGAGGAGGACCCATCTATAATTATAGGtttatctgtgtttacatgcatttgGATGTATATGCAATCTCAAAAGAATAATGCAGCGGGTGTGTTACATGCTGGAAATGTGAGTACAAGCTCTGAAAAACTGGATTTTATCCCCCATGCTCACTCCTGcttaaagattttaaaaatctgatttcattACAGATTGAAGTGTTAGTTTAGTGGCATTGCTGTTAGGGGTGACTGGGCCTTTCCCAGTCACCATGGATTGACACTAGAAACCTGTCGTATAAGGTAGTGTTTTTCCAATATATATTTATGTCTTGTACACTTAACAgtgctttgtgttcatttcagcGAGTTCCTGGGGAAACCCCCAGGTTCTGGCGTTCAGAGATGGGTACCTTCTCGAGGCACTAGACGAGATGTCAACTCCTATCATGAGAATGGGCAGAAGGATGCAATCTTCAGGAAAGTGAGAGGGTAAGTTTCCATTTTTATCTAAATTTACTTCGGTTGCACAGATCATCTAAAATTCTTGTATTATGTACAGTATTAATGTGTATACCAGGACCTGAATATACCACTTGAGATTAGTTGAATTGATGGTGGTGTTGCTATATTGTCTTACGCCTTTGTCCTTCCTTCTCCTCATTAGCATACTTAATAAGCTGACTCCTGAGAGGTTTGACAAACTATGCCTGGAGCTCCTCAATGTGGGTGTAGATTCAAAAGTTGTCTTAAAAGGAGTCATCTTGTTGGTGAGTATTCTCTTCAACTGTGCTCATGTGTTACTTCTATGATCTGTGAAAACTGATgattttctatttctttttacTCAAGATTGTTGACAAAGCCCTTGAAGAGCCCAAGTATAGCCAGTTATATGCTCAACTATGTCTACGCTTGGCAGAAGATGCACCAAACTTTGAAGATCCAACAGAAGGTCAAGCAACACAAAATCCGTCTAGTGTAAGTTTTTTATATATGTGATCGACACAAGAATATGGTCTGACTTTACTTCTTTCTGGTATTTTATGTCTGGATTTTGAACAAATTCTGTTTTGCAGACCTTCAGAAGGCTTCTGATTTCCAAGCTTCAAGATGAGTTTGAGAACCgctccaaaaatgttgaaagtAAGTGAATTGCATTTGATACATGTGTCGAGTTTCGAAATGCCTTTGGTCATGTCTTGCATTAGTTGTTCCTTATTTTCAAatttctctttcccctctctgtaGTCTTTGAGAAACATGAGAGCCCACTCacctctgaggaggaggagcagcgtgCCATTGCAAAGATCAAGATGCTGGGCAACATCAAATTCATCGGGGAACTTGGCAAACTCAGCCTTATCCACGAATCTATCCTTCACAAGTGCATCAAAACAGTAAGTTCTGTTGAGTAACATTTACTTGGTTGGGTGTAATCCTAGGTTTGTTTTCTTAACCTGTGTGGTCCCAAAATCAGACTAAACCGCCGGTGTGAAAGCATCCTGGCAGTTTACTGTCCTTAAGTGACCTCAGCAGCTGTGAAAGAACTTGAAGTAGATTTTACtgattgtttttcatttcttttttagcttttggataagaagaagaaagtccAACTTAAGGATATGGGTGAAGATTTGGAATGCCTCTGTCAGATAATGAAAACCGTGGGGCCTAAACTTGATCATGACAAGGCTAAGGTGAGCATGTGGTAAACAGCCGTGTAACAGTCCTGTCTTAAACTCCCTTTGTTCGATTTGCTAACAAATACATTCTTATTCCAGTCTTTGATGGATCAGTACTTTGGCCGCATGCGATCTTTAACAACCAACAAGGAGCTGCCGGCTAGGATTCGTTTCCTGCTGCAGAACACGGTAGAGCTGCGAGACAACAACTGGGTTCCTCGCAAAGCTCATGTTGACAACGGACCAAAGACGATCAGCCAAGTTCGGCAGGATGCAGTAAAGGTTAGTTTACCTCGTCCACTGCGTACAATAATTTATTGTGTCAAATACTGAACTGCTCAATAATATTGGTGTACAGATCTTGTAGTCCATGGTGTACATGTATCCTGATTCTGACTGTATGTTGCAGGATTTAGGTGTTTTTATTCCACCTCCAACTGATTCAATGAGGAATGACTTCTTCATGGAAAACTCCTTCCTCCCAACAAGGATCAAGTTTGACAGGGAAACTCTTGGTGGGCTGGCTGATATGTTTGGACAAATGCCTGGTAGGTTGCAGCTTTTCCTCCGAGTCACTAAGAGAGAGTTACACTACCATTTTGATGCACTAGCAAGGACTGATCCACTCTTTTAAAGTTCAatgtttgttgtcttgtttgggGTAGGAAGTGGCATAGGTACAGGTCCAGGAGTCATTCAGGACCATTATTCCCCTACCATGGGACGTCATCGCACAAACCAACACTACAATGGCCATGTCGCAAATGGCAACAGTTCACACCAGCCTCAGtatgaaacaggaagtaaacCATTCATAAAACCAAACCAGGTATGTGCAGTACATCTACAGTTTAAATCAGTATTTTGTAATAGTGAATCTAAAGACTCATCATTCCTCACTATAAATCTGTGAAATCTCTTTCAAAGGGGCAGAATTCACCAGTTTTCAGCCACAAACAGAATCACTCAGTGCAGATGCAGTCAAAAGATATGGCTCCACGTTTCAGCAAGAAAGGGAAGGTCAATGCTGATGAGGTACAACCACTTGAATTGATAAACCACCATTATGTCTGACATCTTGAgttttgtgtgcttttaaaTGGATCCTGTTGTTTAATCTTGACTGTTATGTTAAATGTCTTCAACCAAGGAATGTGGAATGATGTTATAAATTTGATATCTTCACCCCTGTAGATCAGCCTGAGGCCAGCACAGTCCTTCATCttgaacaaaaaacaagtgCTGAAGTCACAGCCACCGATGACTATGATTCCTGGCCAAGGTTCATCACTTGGACAGgtaacatttttacatttaaaacaaatctgtTGAACAGGTATGGTAATCCCAGGCTCCAGGGAACATATATTCATTTGGCTGTCTTTGTTTAGTCTCCACAGCTTGGCTTGAAAATCAATCCTCCTCCGATTCAGGAAAAGCCTGCAAAGTCTACTAAAAAAGCTCCTCCAACTAAGGAAGAGTTGTGCAAAATGACGGTAAGTTTCCCTCATGTGCTTCCTTCATGCACAATATACACCACGTCTATCATTCTGTATCTGACTGTCCTTTCCTTTTTTAGGAGACATTGGTGGCGGATTACCTGAACAGCAAGAACATCGATGAGGCAGTGAATGCAGCAAGGGAGATGAAGGCTCCAAAGCACTTTCTCTCCGAGATGCTGAACAAGATCATGGTCTATTCCCTTGATCGTTCAGATGAGGAAAGGGAGCATGCAAGCAGCCTCGTCCATACACTCTGCACCGAGGGCATTGCCACTGGCGACAACTTGATGCAGGTCAGTCTTGTAACCTCCATcagaatatataaatatatctcTTTACTGTCTGAACGTGAAGCACTTGTTCAACACTaactgttctgtttttatttgatagGCCTTTTTGATTGTTCTGGACCAGAGTCACAAGATCGAGGAAGAAGTCCCACTGGTGAAGTCCTACCTGGCACAGTTTGCAGCACGCGCAATCATTGCCGACCTGCTCAGCATTGCAGATTTGGCCCATCAGCTGGAGAATGGGGCACATTTCCCGCTGTTCttgctctgtctgcagcagatgGTCAAACTGAAGGACCGTGACTGGCTGGCTGACCTGTTCCAGCAGAGCAAGGTCAACATGCAGAAGATGCTACCTGGTATGTCCAAACCCACTCTGACCATACGTGCAGTATCAGTCTTTTGCTACTACTGACAGGTATTTTCTTATCCTTCTGCAGAAATCGACCAGAATAAGGACCGGATGCTGGAGATCCTGGAGGGCAAAGGTCTCAGCTTCTTATTCCCACTCATGAAACTGGAAAAGGAGCTGCTGAAACAGATCAAAGTAGATCCCTCTCCACAGTCCATCTACAAGTGGATCAAAGACAACATCTCACCTAAACTCCACACTGATAAAGGCTTCGTCAATATCCTCATGACCAGGTACAGCAGTGGACAATGTTTCTGATACTGAAACCAGTCTTTGGTGCAGCTTTGCTGGTCAGCCTAACCCCAAACCATATGTTTTGCCCtttatgcattttattgattGTCGTCTTCTCTGGCAGTTTCCTGCAGTACATTGCTTATGAGATCAaccctgatgatgatgaagggcaGTTGGCAGCACCCAGTAAAGAGCAGCTGGATGAGGAGAAGCAGCTTCTGCTGTCTTTCAAGCCAGTGATGCAGAAGTTCCTTCACGATCGCATCGACCTGCAAGTCAGTGCGATGTATGCCCTGCAGGTCCACTGCAATGCCAAGGGTTTCCCCAAAGGTACGTACACATACGCGGTGTTCAGTATAGCAACTTAGGCCAAACTAAAAGATGGTGTTGAACTTCGGTGCACTTACTTAATGATTATTCTCTTTTCCCAGGCATGTTGCTGCGCTACTTTGTGAATTTTTATGACATGGAAATAATCGAAGAAGAAGCCTTCCTTTCATGGAAAGAAGATGTAACCCAAGAGTATCCAGGGAAGGGGAAAGCATTATTTCAGGTAATTTTATGTACATTGCTAAAAAGTAAAACCCAGGTGTCTGTACTCGTTCACAACCTCAGTAAAGTGGATGTGCTAGCCTGAGTATTCGGACTAATCTGTTGGTTGCGAAATTAGTGGCTGAGATTTTGAGGAATCAAAACACGAATGCACAGAGATGATCAGAAACCTGGATACTGTTCTGATCATCTgtatgaatatgaaaatatcCCGAAGATCAAAACCAGGACACGACTCAAAACTATGCTACTAAAGTTTATGTAAATGTACTCATTATCTAAAGCTACCCAAAGATCTGGACCTCATGTATGTGTTGTCCATTGATTCGGTTCATCAAATGATAAGGCCTCACAGAGATGTTGTGTTTATGGTGCAGGTGAACCAGTGGCTGACCTGGCTGGAGAccgcagaagaagaggagtcaGATGGTGAAGATTATTGAGGAACAGGCCAAAGCCATGTGTTATCAGGATGCAATGACAGAttgttttaactttttttttttcttcccctttgtCTTCATATGGCCATCTCCCTCtcaaccccctccctccctcacctctcGTTTATTCTCTCCAACCACTGTTACAATTCGTTCCACCATGAAATGATTCGCCATATCAAGCCAGCATCACCACCATCTTATTGTAGTAATGCCTAATTTTCATTTTGACGTCCTACAGCAGatgttttttacatttcaatcaCCGCGGGTTATGTTTTCTTTAACAGAAAGCAGTATTGTACAAGAAACTGTCCCAGCACCAAAGTCTGACCCATTTTATCACCTGTTACATCTGGTAGGAGTCACCAAGTGCTGCCATAACTATTAACTTTAAAAACTGTTTACAAAAGAGAGAAGACTTGTCGCAAAGAGCCTTTTCTCACTGTTTTACCTACATTTGTTTATCAGTTTTTAGATGCACTTTGCTCAACGTCATGAGTCGTTGCAATAGTAAGATACACTTTCCTTGATTTGTTGAAACAATCCTTAGTTGCAGTTTTTGGCTGCCATAGTTATGGTTTTCTTGTGCTTGAATGCAGACCATTTTGTCTGAAAAGTCTTTATCTGGATTTACAACAATGGCCTGTTTTGTTTGCACAGTGTGATTTCAATTATCCACGTTAAGTTTAACGAATCAAGAACTTTTTTATGTACAAAACTTTTATGCTGTTAGGAATGAATCTGTGTGGCCTTTTTAATTTATCAATTCATATGGATATACCTCTAATGTATCTCGGACTATACTTGAATGTCTCAGTGTTAATATTGAGACAGCCAAAGCTTAGTTTCCTGTGCTACAGTTCACCACCGTGTGTGGAGATTTTACATCGGTTAGCCATGTTTGTCGAGTTTTTAAATGGTCTTTTTATCTTCATGAAATTATAAAGAATGCACTGTATGTGTACACTCAGACTGTGTCGCTGTGAGGTTGTGTGTGCAGGAAGTTGAGTGTACAACTACAGATCAACCTTGAATAAAGTTTAACGGTTCATTTCTTTGtcctgaggatttttttttcccccgaaTTTATGATGTTTACTTGCCCGTCTTGAAACTTAAGACATTTCTGAAATTTATTTAGCAAGAAAAGAAGCACAATGTGCAGGGTGGTCTTTAGGTCAGGGTCGAATAAAGATGACAGAAAAGCTGCTCCACAAAGGTTCAGATCACGGAGCTCATTTCAAGTTTTGGGTGACAGAAATGATAAATTACTGTATAACATCCTGTCAGTACATACTGAGATATAAGACAAAGTAATTTTAAAGTTTTGGGTTGGGAGGAAAATGACTTAATCACCAAAACTTGATTTTACTGTTGCATAGAATCCATATTGTTGTTATATGGAGTGATCTTAGGAATCAATACATATCAACTTTAGGATTGTTTGCAATCATAAGACAGACACTGTCTCATTTAAGCTCGTTCAGAGTTAATGACACTTTGTGCATTTTCACAAAAGGTATAAGAACGGACAGAGAAGAATCATGAGCAAACGTCTCTAAAGTGGACAGCTGTTTACTTCTGGGTCAACACTTGTGTGATACAGGAGCATCTTACActtctttgttctctttttatttgacatttcattgaGGCATCTTTCCATTTTTGGGTCAGTGTCTCGTCCGACCATCCGAGATAGAAAATAGATGTTTACACCTTTTAGTTCGCCTCAAACCTTTTGATCTCTTTAACAAAACACCTTGACCAAAACAAAGCATCTGTGAAAAAACATTTCCACGTAACACATGAGGAACACATCGTACACACGCTGTGCCAAGACAAAACTACACTTCTCTAAGCTAACTCCAAGATATACGGACAGAAATCCCTgctttaatagaaaaaaaacacagatgtggaGAGTTTTCTCAGTATGACGTGGGACGAGTCTGTGAGGAAGATTTAATCGCTGTCATCATCCTCGTTGTTGGAACCTTCAGGTTCAGAGCCGTTGTCAGAGCGCCGCGGGGAGCCCTCGTTGTCTGATCCTGGTTCAGACGCTCGCTCTGAGCCTCGGTCGGACGCTGCGACGGGAGAACCGGGTCGGGACTCATCGTCGGATCCTGACCGGCTCCTCTTGCTCTCGTTGTCTGACTGCTCCGAGTCAGACTGCTgcaccctcctcttcttcaatGGACGGTCGCTGCCAGAGTCGTCATCCTCGGAGCCCGCAGAGCGCCGAGGGCTGCCCGCCTCGCTGCCGGAGCGGTTCCTGCCTCCGTCCGACTCGCTGTCGGACGCAATGCGCTTCGTGTGACCGCCCTCGTCATCAGATCCTGACCCGCTGTCTTTTTGGTGTCTGTATGGAGAAAGTGCACACATCAGGTTTCTGTTGATCTACTCGTCCATTCAGCACTTGTTTCAGCA of Chaetodon auriga isolate fChaAug3 chromosome 1, fChaAug3.hap1, whole genome shotgun sequence contains these proteins:
- the eif4g2a gene encoding LOW QUALITY PROTEIN: eukaryotic translation initiation factor 4 gamma 2a (The sequence of the model RefSeq protein was modified relative to this genomic sequence to represent the inferred CDS: inserted 1 base in 1 codon; deleted 1 base in 1 codon), which gives rise to MDSQHSLFAEAGSXLSGRVSAVVTILPNLQGRSFLPIPRTSFFSDILCQAAKVESVVAQGGPSRFSVGGGGGGAPQHYPKTVGNSEFLGKPPGSGVQRWVPSRGTRRDVNSYHENGQKDAIFRKVRGILNKLTPERFDKLCLELLNVGVDSKVVLKGVILLIVDKALEEPKYSQLYAQLCLRLAEDAPNFEDPTEGQATQNPSSTFRRLLISKLQDEFENRSKNVEIFEKHESPLTSEEEEQRAIAKIKMLGNIKFIGELGKLSLIHESILHKCIKTLLDKKKKVQLKDMGEDLECLCQIMKTVGPKLDHDKAKSLMDQYFGRMRSLTTNKELPARIRFLLQNTVELRDNNWVPRKAHVDNGPKTISQVRQDAVKDLGVFIPPPTDSMRNDFFMENSFLPTRIKFDRETLGGLADMFGQMPGSGIGTGPGVIQDHYSPTMGRHRTNQHYNGHVANGNSSHQPQYETGSKPFIKPNQGQNSPVFSHKQNHSVQMQSKDMAPRFSKKGKVNADEISLRPAQSFILNKKQVLKSQPPMTMIPGQGSSLGQSPQLGLKINPPPIQEKPAKSTKKAPPTKEELCKMTETLVADYLNSKNIDEAVNAAREMKAPKHFLSEMLNKIMVYSLDRSDEEREHASSLVHTLCTEGIATGDNLMQAFLIVLDQSHKIEEEVPLVKSYLAQFAARAIIADLLSIADLAHQLENGAHFPLFLLCLQQMVKLKDRDWLADLFQQSKVNMQKMLPEIDQNKDRMLEILEGKGLSFLFPLMKLEKELLKQIKVDPSPQSIYKWIKDNISPKLHTDKGFVNILMTSFLQYIAYEINPDDDEGQLAAPSKEQLDEEKQLLLSFKPVMQKFLHDRIDLQVSAMYALQVHCNAKGFPKGMLLRYFVNFYDMEIIEEEAFLSWKEDVTQEYPGKGKALFQVNQWLTWLETAEEEESDGEDY